The Candidatus Methylomirabilota bacterium genome contains the following window.
GATCCCCACCTTGAGGCCCAGCACATCACGATAGAACGGCAGCAAGTTGCCCAGATCCTCGCTCCAGATCGATGCCCCGCGCAGCCCCTTGATCATGGCCGTCTGCTCCTTTCGCCCAGCAGTGTCCATCCTGCGTGCGGTGACGAGCGCCTCAGCTGCCGATGGTCTTTCGGATACTACCGAAATGGTCGTCGATGTGTCCGAGAAGAGCCCGGGTGACCATCTCCTCCGCGCTCATGGGCGGCGCGCCCGTGAACACCGTGCCGCGCTTGCCGAGCTGCTCGTCGGAGAGGCCGCGGAGCATCGCGACCGCCTTGGCCGCCCCCTGCTTGTGCAGCGCGATCGTCTCCGCCTTGGTGCAGCCCGCGTGCTCCACCGCATGCTTGGCGTTCATCTCGTCCAGCATCTCCATCGTGAAGTGCGGCATGGCCTGGCCGTCGGCGATGGTCTTGACGATGTTGGCGATCGGTTCGTGGGCGCCCGCGACGTGGTGCGCCGTCACGCCCACCGTCCACTTCTCCGCGGCCGTGGTCTTCTTCCAGTCGGCCTCGCTCAGCTTCTCCAGCACGCTCGTGGCCTCCTGCACCTTGGTCTCGTACTGCTTGGCGAACGCTTCTGCCTTCGCTCCCATGGTGTCCTCCTCGGTAGATGGGTGTGGTGATTGACGACGATGCGTAGGCCTTCAGCGCATTCGATGGTGGCGGAGGCGCCGGGGATTCCGCCCTGCTGGTCGTATGTGTCTCATCACCTATTAATCGAATGGGGAAGGTCAAGATCGACATCCCCGGCGAAAAACTCCACACCGCGATCAGGTCTTACATTCCGACACTCTCGCCTCTCGGCCTCCCCCTCACCCTGCCCTCTCCCCCTGTGGGGGCGAGGGATCAAAACTAAATCCCTCTCCCTCGGCGAGGGAGAGGGTTGGGTGAGGGTGGCGTTGTCTCGCGAATAGCCCAGGTTAGTCGTCGATGGCCTGGTAGGCCCCGGTCCAGAAATCCAGGCAAACGCTGGGAGGGCTGGGAGAGGTCCAGGCGCGTGCACTTCTCCTCGCCGGCTCACCAGGGTGACCAGGCCGGGCATCTCCCCCCGCTCGACATGGCCCGCCATGACGCCGTGCAGGCGGTCGAGCCGTGCCTTGGACAATCCTCCCGCGGTCATCGCCGGCCTCCTTCCACCACCGCCTTCATCTGGGCCAGGCCCCGCTCGAAGGCCCCGCCGATCATCTTGTCCATGCTCATGAAGAGCTGCATAGCCTTGGCCACGAAATTCTTTTGGCCGGTCATCGTCCAGGTGACGGCGGTCTGCTCGCCCCGAGGCTCGAAGGTGAACTCGGCGATGTTGGTGCCCCGGAAGGGCTTCTCGAAGTCGAGCTTGATCCGGATCAGCTCGCTCGGCCGGCTCTCCGTCATCGTCATGCGCCCTTCACCCACCTGGCTGTTGCCGACCCACGCGTACGTCGCCCCCGTGCCCGAGGGCGCGCCCTCGTAGCTGCGCCTCATCCCGGGGTCGAGCTTCTCCCAGGGTGACCACGCCACCCAGTTGTGGAAATCGTTCACCTGCGCGAATACGGCCGAGGGCGGGGCGGCGATGGTGGCCGTCCGCGTGACGCGGAAACTGGACGGCTGCAGGGCCACCACCACCACGAGCCCGACCACGATCACCGCGATGGCAATCAGGACCTTCCAAAACATCGGACTTCGTCTCCTTTCGATCGGGTAATCCTTTCTCATCGCTCTCCCGGTCAATGTTTCCATCTCGGTCCTCGCGATTCATCCTTTAGTCGAGCGGCGGCGGCGGATTTCGACAAGTGCTCGCACCAGGCCTCTCAAGCAAGCATACTGGCCCTGTCGATCCCGCTCCTCTCGTTCGACGATTGTGTAGAAGCGCGATCCACAAACCCGGACCCCAAGGAGATAGACCGATGCGATTCATGCTGCTGGTCAAGGCCGACAAGAACTCCGAGGCAGGCGTGCTGCCGCCCAAGGAGCTCTTCGCCGAGATGGGCAAGTTCAACGAGGAGATGGTCAAGACCGGCGTGATGCTGGCCGGCGAGGGTCTCCAGCCGACTTCCAAGGGCGCGCGCATCTCGTACACGCGCGGCGAGCCCAAGGTGACCGACGGGCCCTTCCCTGGCGCCAGGGATCTCGTGGCCGGCTTCTGGCTGATCCAGGTGAAGTCGAAGCAAGAGGCGATCGACTGGGCCTCGCGCGCCCCCTTCGGCGAGGGCGCGGAGGTCGAGATTCGCCAGGTCTTCGAGGCCTCCGACTTCCCGCCCGAAGTCTTCTCGTGCGAAGACGCCGCGCGCGAGCAGGCCCTGCGCGACGAGCTCCAGCGCAAGGCCTCCAAGGCGTAGCGCCTCTCCCCGCCCCCTCACCCTGCCCTCTCCCCAGAGGGGAGAGGGATACCAAGAGCTCCTGAAATCCCTCTCCCCCGTTGGGGGGAGAGGGCGGCAGTTCGAGCTGAGACGCTCGCCTCGAGCGAAGAGGCGAGGGCTGAGTAAGATAAGGGGGTGAGGCGTTCTTAGCGCTGCCTCAACGGGATGAGCGCCTTCAGCCGCTCCTCACGCAGGTAGAGCCCAAGCCAGACGAGGATGCCGAGTATGATCTGCATGTAGATGGGGTCCCCGATTCGCCAATGCGTGCAGATCGTCCCCCCGATGAATCCCGTCAACAGAATCGCCCCCAGCACCGACGT
Protein-coding sequences here:
- a CDS encoding DinB family protein — translated: MGAKAEAFAKQYETKVQEATSVLEKLSEADWKKTTAAEKWTVGVTAHHVAGAHEPIANIVKTIADGQAMPHFTMEMLDEMNAKHAVEHAGCTKAETIALHKQGAAKAVAMLRGLSDEQLGKRGTVFTGAPPMSAEEMVTRALLGHIDDHFGSIRKTIGS
- a CDS encoding SRPBCC family protein: MFWKVLIAIAVIVVGLVVVVALQPSSFRVTRTATIAAPPSAVFAQVNDFHNWVAWSPWEKLDPGMRRSYEGAPSGTGATYAWVGNSQVGEGRMTMTESRPSELIRIKLDFEKPFRGTNIAEFTFEPRGEQTAVTWTMTGQKNFVAKAMQLFMSMDKMIGGAFERGLAQMKAVVEGGRR
- a CDS encoding YciI family protein, producing MRFMLLVKADKNSEAGVLPPKELFAEMGKFNEEMVKTGVMLAGEGLQPTSKGARISYTRGEPKVTDGPFPGARDLVAGFWLIQVKSKQEAIDWASRAPFGEGAEVEIRQVFEASDFPPEVFSCEDAAREQALRDELQRKASKA